The following are encoded together in the Montipora capricornis isolate CH-2021 chromosome 5, ASM3666992v2, whole genome shotgun sequence genome:
- the LOC138049797 gene encoding bone morphogenetic protein receptor type-1B-like produces MTTTHLHFENFFVITGALALFFLAVVFLCWCHNRPHPLSDIEADEDRNSNQRPPCTVLDREKLWEPGCANDLSGQSGGLSLIVQRTIARQLTLLEAIGSGTYGEVWHARWRDRDVAVKVFLSHCESSWKRETEIYQTVSLRHESILGFIASDITSGTDQQTNMYIITDYHPFGSLYDFLKFHTLSADIMTNLALSASKGLSHLHTEIQGTIATGKPAMAHRDISSNNILVKANLTCCLADFGLAVRHSSETEEVDVTPNRMVGTRIYMAPEVLGDTMNFSNIGAFKMADIYSFGLVLWEMNRRCCSDDTGLCEEFQRPYLDLLPSDPSFEDVKKVVLTERKRPSIPTRWEEHEPLRTMTKVMTECWAHNPAARLTALRVQKAINKLKKSIDSQIDDMNNDNTTGRHSMILSV; encoded by the exons ATGACCACAACACATTTacattttgaaaacttttttgtAATTACGGGTGCTCTGGCATTGTTTTTCCTTGCAGTGGTGTTTCTCTGTTGGTG TCACAACAGGCCACATCCTTTATCAGATATTGAGGCAGACGAGGATAGAAATTCAAACCAACGTCCTCCATGTACTGTACTtgacagagaaaagctctgggaACCAGGCTGCGCAAATGACTTGTCGGGCCAGAGTGGTGGACTTTCTCTTATT GTACAAAGGACAATTGCCAGGCAACTAACTCTCCTGGAGGCGATAGGTAGCGGAACATATGGCGAAGTGTGGCACGCAAGATGGCGAGACAGGGACGTGGCAGTCAAAGTATTCCTGTCACACTGTGAATCCTCTTGGAAGAGAGAAACAGAAATCTACCAGACAGTTTCTCTAAGACATGAGAGCATTCTCGGTTTTATAGCTTCGGACATAACTAGTGGAACAGATCAACAGACAAATATGTATATTATCACGGATTATCACCCATTTGGCTCGCTGTATGACTTCTTGAAATTCCATACCCTAAGCGCAGACATTATGACGAATCTCGCCTTGTCGGCTTCAAAAGGTCTGTCTCATCTTCATACCGAAATCCAGGGCACAATTGCAACCGGTAAGCCTGCTATGGCACATCGCGATATCAGTAGCAACAACATACTGGTGAAGGCAAATCTCACATGCTGTTTGGCGGACTTCGGACTCGCTGTTAGACACTCGTCGGAAACGGAAGAAGTTGACGTGACGCCGAATAGGATGGTGGGAACCCGGATATACATGGCGCCAGAAGTTTTAGGTGACACCATGAATTTTAGCAACATTGgcgctttcaagatggcggatatTTATTCCTTTGGACTTGTGTTGTGGGAAATGAACAGGAGGTGTTGTTCAGATG ATACTGGTCTTTGCGAGGAATTTCAGAGACCGTACCTTGATCTGCTTCCTAGCGATCCGTCTTTTGAGGACGTGAAGAAAGTCGTCTTGACAGAAAGAAAGCGGCCATCAATTCCCACGAGGTGGGAAGAACATGAG CCTCTTCGTACCATGACAAAGGTGATGACAGAATGTTGGGCACATAATCCTGCAGCGCGCTTGACGGCCCTGCGAGTACAGAAGGCAATAAACAAGCTCAAGAAATCGATAGATTCTCAGATTGACGATATGAACAATGACAACACAACCGGGCGTCATTCGATGATTTTGTCCGTTTAG